A part of Aegilops tauschii subsp. strangulata cultivar AL8/78 chromosome 2, Aet v6.0, whole genome shotgun sequence genomic DNA contains:
- the LOC109763208 gene encoding mitochondrial metalloendopeptidase OMA1-like has product MSGYGASNIVDRLHPESVRVYLITSELVRAVHRGLAIKSLKQGDDPEAARRHTAHLDGLDWDVILVRDKEFRARSTPSGKIILHTGCFDLLKTDEEIASIIAHEIGHIVARHSVERNLYRRSWFPSCLRHYLLQRQELEADHIGILLLGAAGYDPRIAPATIETVKEKLGSRKACATHPSTETRLQLLSQHKVMEEALELYREVKANYSLCLTLRSMAASPEFGRFLLGE; this is encoded by the exons ATGTCAGGGTACGGCGCCTCCAACATCGTCGACCGGCTCCACCCCGAGAGCGTCCGGGTCTACCTCATCACCTCCGAGCTCGTCCGGGCCGTCCACCGAGGCCTCGCCATCAAGAGCCTCAAGCAAGGGGATGATCCAGAGGCGGCACGTCGGCACACGGCGCATCTCGACGGCCTCGACTGGGACGTCATCCTTGTCCGAGATAAGGAGTTCAGAGCTCGCAGCACGCCTAGTGGCAAGATTATCCTGCACACCGGGTGCTTCGACCTTCTCAAGACCGATGAGGAGATAGCCTCTATTATTGCACACGAG ATTGGGCACATTGTTGCGAGGCATTCAGTGGAGCGGAACCTTTACAGGAGGAGCTGGTTTCCGTCCTGCCTTAGGCACTACTTGCTACAGAG GCAGGAGCTAGAGGCAGATCACATTGGAATCCTACTACTAGGCGCTGCTGGTTACGATCCGCGCATAGCCCCGGCAACCATTGAAACAGTCAAGGAAAAGCTAGGATCAAGGAAAGCATGCGCCACTCATCCTTCCACTGAGACAAGATTGCAGCTCTTGTCGCAACACAAGGTCATGGAGGAGGCACTCGAACTTTATAGAGAGGTTAAAGCCAACTACTCGCTTTGCTTGACGCTCAGATCCATGGCGGCCAGTCCTGAGTTTGGTAGATTTTTGCTTGGGGAGTGA